Proteins from a single region of Cytophagaceae bacterium:
- a CDS encoding molybdopterin molybdotransferase MoeA produces MISPQAALKIVLNTILPNKVEKILLEDAFGRTLAEDLIADRPFPPFDRVTMDGIAINFQEFEKGKREFEILGIQTAGEAPIGAKNNSGCIEIMTGAMLPDGFDTVIRYEDLKIFGGIANVISEKIKPGQNIHYKGSDATLGQVIVEKSTKINAAIMAVAATIGKLELLVTSNPRIIILATGDELVQVNQTPKDYQIRASNTWAISSILKKEGFDAEMCLLKDEPQILEREIFQMLQKYDVLIFSGGVSMGKKDYLPEILASLGIKNIFIRFHKSLVNLCGLEVLNKISFLLFPEILFLPFYVRLIMYFPGYKIMWGKNQKYFKKLNWNLRKIIPLTLLFLSRQN; encoded by the coding sequence ATGATTTCTCCTCAAGCTGCTTTAAAAATCGTTCTTAACACAATACTTCCTAACAAAGTTGAGAAAATACTATTGGAAGATGCATTTGGGAGGACTCTAGCAGAAGACCTTATTGCCGACCGACCTTTCCCCCCATTTGACAGAGTGACTATGGATGGTATTGCAATCAATTTTCAAGAATTTGAAAAAGGGAAAAGGGAATTTGAAATTTTAGGAATACAAACTGCAGGTGAAGCCCCAATAGGAGCGAAAAACAATTCCGGATGTATTGAAATTATGACCGGAGCAATGCTACCTGATGGTTTCGATACAGTTATTAGATATGAAGATTTGAAAATTTTCGGAGGGATTGCGAATGTCATTTCCGAAAAAATAAAACCAGGTCAAAACATTCATTATAAAGGTTCTGATGCCACCTTGGGTCAGGTTATAGTCGAAAAAAGCACTAAAATTAATGCAGCTATCATGGCAGTGGCTGCCACCATTGGTAAGTTGGAATTGTTAGTAACCTCAAATCCAAGAATTATCATTTTGGCAACCGGTGATGAATTGGTGCAAGTAAATCAAACTCCAAAAGACTATCAGATTAGGGCATCAAATACTTGGGCGATAAGCTCGATATTGAAAAAAGAAGGTTTTGATGCAGAAATGTGTTTGCTGAAGGATGAGCCCCAAATTCTTGAAAGAGAAATTTTTCAAATGCTTCAAAAATATGATGTTTTGATTTTTTCAGGAGGTGTATCGATGGGGAAAAAGGATTATTTACCAGAGATTTTAGCCTCATTAGGTATAAAAAACATTTTCATAAGATTTCACAAAAGCCTGGTAAACCTATGTGGTTTGGAAGTACTGAACAAAATATCATTTTTGCTCTTCCCGGAAATCCTGTTTCTTCCTTTTTATGTACGGCTCATTATGTACTTCCCTGGCTACAAAATCATGTGGGGGAAAAATCAGAAATATTTCAAAAAGTTAAATTGGAATCTGAGGAAAATAATCCCTTTGACCTTACTTTTTTTAAGCAGGCAAAATTAA
- a CDS encoding SusC/RagA family TonB-linked outer membrane protein, which produces MKKTLLFGLLVLFMFVTQHALAQEKLITGNVTSSDDGSTLPGVSVTVNGTNQGTITDANGQFKISAKPGSKLTFSFVGYAPQNVTVGNSSEINVVLISTISDLKEIVVVALGTEVEKRSLGHAVQEVKGKDLADTQRENFANALQGRVAGLTVTGTSGAPGSSTSIMLRGVNSLSGSNQPLYIIDGLPVDNKTFNTGYLSSDRPGTVTGSVFNRTNDYTNRGADINPEDIESITVLKGPEAAALYGIDAASGAIIITTKKGQKGRGKVTYSNTFRFDELYRFPEIQTKYAQGVNGVTDLNVRRQFGAAYPEGTQMYDNIGSFFQTGSKQNHSISIEGGNDMTTYRLATAYLTQTGVVPNTKYDRMNITLSGTTKFSDKFISEASMAYSNSNNIKAARGTGGYLLGLLGWPANDDASVYLTPAGTRRRLVSDASSDADVDNPFYDVNKNQNSDKNNRVITNLAFKYNPFSWLNLTARVGLDVSSTQGLLKYHPESQRAQSVGGSIDTYVDNTRNFNFQYFATGKKSFGKLHTSLMLGSAIYDNNYTVASVRGEKFIDYEFTSINNTDLTTHRALNNLVRKRLVGVFGNATLNYDDMVYLTFTGRNDITSTLPRANNSFFYPSAQFSFVFTELPALKNSNVITFGKLRASIAQVGKDAPAYSLYPGLENKTTTGGGYGYGFTGPSPDLKPELTTSKEIGTELKFYRGRLGLDVAYYHSTSKDQIVKDLRLSYGTGFVLQVFNGGTLENKGLEIQLSGIPVKRDNLTWNMLVNFTKTNSKLLSLPQDLPEYYVSDTWVYQNVRNGVKPGFPLTTLTGTAYTRNNAGDILINPTTGLPIRNTAVFANIGDRNPDFMIGLSNNITYKDFNLSFLFDIRKGGDVFNGNELYLYNNGISIKTLDRETPRVIKGVLRDGKENTDTPTPNTKEIVPNTLNDYYRTTFIEEDFIEKDINWLRLKDITLSYRIPTSIIQKTRVFQSASVFVTGTDLFMLTNYTGADPSVNGVTAGVGGSGGSGIDYGVISTPRGLSFGVKVGL; this is translated from the coding sequence ATGAAAAAAACTCTCCTATTTGGGTTACTAGTGCTGTTTATGTTTGTTACTCAACATGCATTAGCCCAGGAAAAATTAATCACCGGAAATGTTACATCTTCTGATGATGGCTCTACATTACCAGGCGTGAGTGTCACAGTTAACGGCACAAATCAAGGTACAATAACAGATGCAAATGGTCAATTCAAGATCTCTGCAAAACCCGGGTCAAAGCTTACATTTAGTTTTGTTGGGTATGCTCCACAAAATGTAACAGTTGGAAATAGTTCTGAAATCAATGTTGTATTGATATCTACTATTTCAGACCTAAAAGAAATTGTGGTTGTTGCTCTTGGAACTGAAGTAGAAAAAAGGTCATTGGGTCATGCTGTTCAGGAAGTAAAAGGTAAAGATTTGGCTGATACTCAGCGTGAAAACTTTGCCAATGCACTTCAAGGCCGTGTTGCCGGATTGACAGTAACCGGTACTTCCGGAGCTCCGGGTTCTTCAACCTCAATCATGCTTAGAGGGGTTAACTCATTAAGCGGCAGTAATCAGCCCTTATATATTATTGATGGTTTACCAGTCGATAACAAAACCTTTAACACCGGATATCTTTCATCAGACAGACCAGGAACAGTTACCGGTTCAGTTTTTAATCGTACAAATGATTATACTAACAGGGGTGCGGACATAAATCCAGAGGACATTGAATCAATCACTGTATTGAAAGGGCCAGAAGCTGCTGCTTTGTATGGGATTGATGCTGCCTCAGGTGCAATTATTATTACCACCAAAAAAGGCCAAAAAGGAAGAGGTAAAGTTACCTATAGTAATACTTTTAGATTTGATGAACTTTATCGTTTCCCTGAAATTCAAACTAAATATGCTCAAGGCGTTAATGGTGTAACAGATTTGAATGTTAGAAGACAATTTGGAGCTGCATATCCCGAAGGCACTCAGATGTATGACAATATTGGAAGCTTTTTTCAAACCGGTTCCAAACAAAATCACTCGATTTCAATAGAAGGTGGAAACGATATGACTACTTATCGCTTGGCCACAGCATATTTGACACAAACTGGAGTTGTTCCTAATACAAAATATGATAGGATGAATATAACTCTATCTGGAACCACAAAGTTTAGTGATAAATTTATTTCTGAAGCTTCGATGGCTTATTCTAATTCAAACAACATAAAAGCAGCAAGAGGTACAGGTGGTTATTTGTTGGGGCTTTTAGGTTGGCCTGCCAATGACGACGCAAGTGTATATTTAACCCCTGCAGGTACCAGAAGAAGACTTGTTTCTGATGCGAGTAGTGATGCCGATGTTGATAATCCGTTTTATGATGTAAATAAAAATCAAAATTCAGATAAAAATAACAGGGTTATCACAAATCTTGCATTTAAATATAATCCATTTTCCTGGTTAAATCTGACTGCCAGAGTGGGCTTGGATGTCTCCTCCACTCAGGGTTTATTAAAATATCACCCTGAATCACAAAGGGCCCAAAGCGTGGGTGGTAGTATTGATACTTATGTTGACAATACCAGAAACTTCAACTTCCAGTATTTTGCAACAGGAAAAAAATCATTTGGAAAACTGCATACTTCTTTAATGTTGGGTAGTGCCATTTATGATAACAATTATACAGTTGCTTCGGTTAGGGGTGAGAAATTTATTGACTATGAATTTACATCCATAAACAATACAGATTTAACTACTCACAGGGCATTAAATAATCTGGTTAGAAAAAGACTGGTTGGGGTTTTTGGAAATGCTACCCTAAACTATGATGATATGGTTTATCTGACATTTACTGGTAGAAATGATATTACCTCTACATTACCAAGAGCTAACAATAGCTTCTTCTATCCTTCGGCACAGTTTAGTTTTGTATTTACCGAACTTCCTGCTTTGAAAAATTCAAATGTAATTACTTTTGGAAAGTTAAGAGCTTCTATTGCCCAAGTTGGAAAAGATGCACCGGCTTATAGTCTTTACCCTGGACTAGAAAATAAAACTACTACTGGTGGCGGTTATGGATATGGATTTACAGGACCCAGCCCTGATTTGAAACCAGAATTAACTACTTCAAAAGAGATTGGAACTGAATTGAAGTTTTATAGAGGCCGTTTAGGTCTGGATGTTGCATATTATCATTCAACAAGTAAAGATCAAATTGTAAAAGACCTCAGACTAAGTTATGGAACAGGGTTTGTATTACAAGTATTTAATGGTGGTACTTTGGAAAACAAAGGACTTGAAATTCAACTTTCCGGTATTCCTGTAAAAAGGGACAATTTAACCTGGAATATGTTGGTTAACTTTACAAAAACCAATAGTAAACTATTGAGTTTACCACAAGACCTTCCAGAATATTACGTGTCAGACACATGGGTTTATCAAAATGTTAGGAACGGAGTTAAGCCAGGTTTTCCTTTAACAACTTTAACAGGTACTGCATATACCAGAAATAACGCTGGAGATATTTTAATAAATCCAACTACTGGCCTTCCAATTAGAAACACTGCAGTTTTCGCAAACATTGGTGATCGAAATCCTGATTTTATGATAGGCTTAAGTAATAATATCACTTATAAAGATTTTAATCTTTCATTTTTATTTGATATTAGAAAAGGAGGAGATGTTTTTAATGGAAATGAACTCTATTTATATAACAATGGGATCAGTATTAAAACCCTTGACAGGGAAACTCCTAGAGTTATCAAAGGTGTTTTAAGAGATGGAAAAGAAAATACCGACACGCCTACGCCAAATACTAAAGAAATAGTACCAAATACTTTAAATGACTATTATAGAACTACTTTTATTGAAGAAGATTTTATAGAAAAAGACATCAATTGGCTTCGACTAAAAGATATTACTTTGTCATATAGAATTCCAACTTCTATTATTCAAAAAACCAGAGTATTTCAATCAGCCTCAGTATTTGTAACAGGTACAGATCTATTTATGCTTACCAATTATACAGGTGCAGATCCTTCTGTAAATGGTGTAACTGCTGGTGTTGGAGGAAGTGGCGGATCTGGTATTGATTATGGTGTGATCAGTACCCCGAGAGGTTTAAGTTTTGGTGTGAAAGTAGGACTATAA
- a CDS encoding SusD/RagB family nutrient-binding outer membrane lipoprotein — MKKILKYLTFGLGFTLLVSCQEFVDVNTNPNFPQVVEPVVLIPAMQAQMALAVQFDGRFLGKYVQNFAHSTAQNTWDRYGYDPGSDNGGQIWRMAYWDLGKNLSLMMEGAENESRWDLLGLGKVMRAWSWQMTTDMHGEIILTQAFDQTRKTFDYDSQEAVYAEVVKLANEGIGLLAKTDGAVSQAYMTRGDKIYAGDRAKWTKFAYGLLARNANNLINKSSYNPDKVIEYADKAMASINDDAMVAFDGTVSTNSSFWGPTRANMNAFRQTKFIVGLMDSTVFKGARDPRISSILVPSTDGVYRGHTANTAEVTTAAVRIPTPWGIVGAPTAATPGKYLFRNAAPFPLMTYAEMQFIKAEAAFIKGDKEMALTAYKNGISASIDMVNKYTIDPTPKIDAAAKAAFLAKPSIVPASASELSLSQIMTQKYIALFGFGFLETWNDMRKYHYDANIYKGLTFTSSLYPDNAGKLAYRIRPRYNSEYVWNLETLKKYGGDKPEYHTTELWFSQK; from the coding sequence ATGAAAAAAATATTAAAATATTTAACTTTTGGATTGGGATTTACCTTGTTGGTATCATGTCAGGAGTTTGTTGACGTAAATACTAATCCCAATTTCCCACAGGTAGTTGAACCCGTAGTGTTGATTCCTGCGATGCAGGCACAAATGGCTCTGGCAGTACAGTTTGATGGAAGGTTTTTAGGTAAATATGTGCAAAACTTTGCTCATAGTACAGCTCAAAATACCTGGGATAGGTATGGATATGACCCTGGTAGTGATAATGGGGGCCAGATTTGGCGTATGGCCTATTGGGATTTAGGCAAAAACTTAAGTCTTATGATGGAAGGTGCAGAAAATGAATCCCGTTGGGATTTACTCGGCTTAGGCAAAGTGATGAGAGCATGGTCCTGGCAAATGACCACCGATATGCATGGAGAAATCATTCTTACTCAAGCTTTCGACCAGACACGTAAAACCTTTGATTATGATTCGCAGGAAGCAGTTTATGCAGAGGTTGTTAAACTTGCAAACGAAGGTATTGGTCTTTTGGCAAAAACCGATGGTGCTGTTTCACAAGCTTATATGACCAGAGGGGATAAAATTTATGCAGGTGATAGGGCAAAATGGACTAAGTTTGCTTACGGTTTACTCGCAAGGAATGCTAATAATTTGATTAATAAATCATCTTACAATCCAGATAAAGTGATAGAATATGCAGACAAAGCTATGGCAAGTATCAATGATGATGCAATGGTAGCTTTTGATGGTACAGTTTCAACTAATTCTAGTTTTTGGGGACCTACTCGTGCCAATATGAATGCCTTCAGGCAAACAAAATTCATAGTAGGGTTAATGGATAGCACTGTTTTTAAAGGAGCCAGAGACCCTCGTATCAGCAGTATTTTGGTTCCTTCAACTGATGGTGTTTACAGAGGACATACTGCAAATACAGCTGAAGTTACTACTGCTGCGGTTCGTATTCCAACGCCATGGGGTATAGTAGGAGCTCCAACTGCAGCTACACCTGGTAAATATTTATTTAGAAATGCCGCACCTTTCCCATTAATGACTTATGCCGAAATGCAGTTCATTAAAGCTGAAGCAGCATTTATTAAAGGTGACAAAGAAATGGCACTTACTGCCTATAAAAATGGCATTTCTGCTAGTATTGATATGGTGAATAAATATACGATTGATCCAACACCTAAAATCGATGCAGCAGCTAAAGCAGCGTTTTTGGCTAAGCCTTCAATTGTCCCGGCCAGTGCTTCTGAGTTATCTCTAAGTCAGATAATGACGCAAAAATATATAGCATTATTTGGTTTTGGATTCCTCGAAACCTGGAATGATATGCGTAAATATCATTATGATGCCAATATTTACAAAGGTTTGACATTTACTTCAAGTTTGTACCCCGACAATGCCGGCAAGTTGGCCTACAGAATTCGTCCAAGATACAATTCTGAATATGTATGGAATCTTGAAACTTTGAAAAAATACGGTGGAGATAAACCTGAGTATCATACCACAGAGTTGTGGTTTAGTCAGAAATAA
- a CDS encoding NTP transferase domain-containing protein, with amino-acid sequence MKKHEKHPFLTKPNIGNWGRNEFALIGAPCEVINQIAGEIISALSGKYKIAFVDADHKADQSFDSIDFTKFQDKISHFNISKKELSDFGKKALLNDCDIILVNGNHFTAEKQVLLINQMKEDSLKKRECQLTDVIAILKTDDSPVFDWLKMTNQPVLSKENTLELIPIIEKSLKPVPLNGLILVGGKSERMGESKADLCYFDNLPQRDYLFKIMEESVIETYFSVAENHNKHNEIADSFLQMGPYGAILSAFKFNPNVAWLVLACDMPLVGKNEIDFLIQNRNPSKIATACYNPETNFPDPLFTIWEPKAYPVLLQFLSQGYSCPRKVLINSDVQLINLPNPTVLKNVNTPLEMMTLLKNK; translated from the coding sequence TTGAAAAAACACGAAAAACATCCGTTTTTGACTAAGCCAAATATTGGAAACTGGGGAAGGAATGAATTTGCACTAATTGGGGCTCCATGTGAGGTAATAAATCAAATTGCCGGAGAGATTATTTCTGCACTTTCAGGAAAATATAAAATTGCTTTTGTTGATGCTGATCACAAAGCCGACCAAAGTTTTGATTCTATTGATTTTACAAAATTTCAGGATAAAATTTCTCATTTCAATATTAGCAAAAAGGAACTTTCTGATTTTGGTAAAAAAGCCTTGTTGAATGATTGTGATATAATTCTGGTAAACGGTAATCATTTCACCGCAGAAAAGCAGGTTCTATTAATCAATCAAATGAAAGAAGATTCTTTAAAAAAGAGAGAATGTCAATTAACAGATGTAATCGCAATACTTAAAACCGATGATTCGCCTGTTTTTGATTGGTTAAAAATGACAAATCAGCCTGTTTTGTCAAAAGAAAATACTTTGGAGCTTATTCCGATTATTGAAAAAAGTTTGAAACCAGTACCCTTGAATGGTTTAATTTTGGTGGGAGGCAAATCGGAACGAATGGGTGAAAGCAAGGCAGATTTGTGTTATTTTGACAATCTTCCCCAAAGGGATTACCTATTTAAAATAATGGAAGAATCCGTAATAGAAACTTATTTTTCTGTTGCGGAAAATCATAATAAACATAATGAAATTGCTGATAGTTTTCTACAAATGGGACCTTATGGAGCAATACTTTCGGCATTCAAATTTAATCCGAATGTAGCCTGGTTGGTTCTTGCCTGCGATATGCCTCTTGTCGGTAAAAATGAAATTGATTTTTTAATACAAAACCGTAATCCATCCAAAATTGCAACCGCATGCTACAATCCCGAAACCAATTTTCCTGATCCACTTTTCACCATTTGGGAGCCCAAAGCTTATCCGGTATTATTACAATTTCTGTCACAGGGATATTCCTGTCCAAGAAAAGTTTTGATAAATTCAGATGTTCAGCTTATAAACTTGCCCAATCCGACAGTTTTAAAGAATGTGAATACACCGTTGGAAATGATGACTCTTTTAAAAAACAAATAA